The Pangasianodon hypophthalmus isolate fPanHyp1 chromosome 13, fPanHyp1.pri, whole genome shotgun sequence genome includes a window with the following:
- the LOC113528195 gene encoding serine protease 27 isoform X1, with protein MEIYLWKIVCVVCALLLNATGLLSQLDVCGRPPLNTKIVGGEDAAPGSWPWQVSIQSGGFHFCGGSLINENWVLSAAHCFQSITAPEITIYLGMESLEGTNSNMQKTGTSSIINHQEYNPTTHDNDIALVQLSSSVNFTNYVMPVCLAASNSSFPGGTNVWVTGWGKIASSVNLPFPKTLQEVQVPIVSNSDCAKAYGSGSITDNMMCAGLTQGGKDSCQGDSGGPLVVKIGGTWVEAGIVSFGHECALPNFPGVYTRVSQYEDWINSKISNNQPGFIQFSNGNHGSPNLFCLFLSSSIIPFLLSLYNS; from the exons TGTGTGGTCGGCCTCCACTGAACACCAAGATTGTGGGTGGTGAAGATGCTGCTCCTGGGTCCTGGCCTTGGCAGGTCAGCATTCAGTCAGGAGGCTTCCATTTCTGTGGTGGCAGCCTGATCAATGAGAACTGGGTCTTATCGGCTGCTCACTGTTTCCAAAG catTACTGCACCTGAAATCACAATCTATCTAGGAATGGAAAGTCTGGAGGGAACTAACTCTAATATGCAGAAAACAGGCACTAGTAGCATTATTAATCACCAAGAGTATAACCCTACCACCCATGACAATGATATTGCACTAGTCCAGCTCTCCTCTTCAGTTAATTTCACCAATTATGTCATGCCAGTGTGCCTTGCAGCAAGCAACAGTTCTTTTCCTGGTGGTACTAATGTCTGGGTCACAGGATGGGGTAAAATTGCATCCAGCG TGAATCTGCCGTTCCCTAAAACCCTGCAGGAGGTGCAGGTGCCGATTGTCAGTAACAGTGACTGTGCAAAAGCATATGGATCTGGCTCTATCACAGACAATATGATGTGTGCTGGCTTAACTCAAGGAGGAAAAGACTCATGTCAG GGTGATTCTGGAGGTCCACTGGTGGTCAAGATCGGTGGAACATGGGTTGAGGCTGGGATTGTGAGCTTTGGCCATGAATGCGCTTTGCCTAATTTCCCCGGTGTGTACACCAGAGTGTCTCAGTATGAAGACTGGATTAACAGCAAGATCAGCAACAATCAACCTGGATTTATTCAATTCTCAAATGGCAATCATGGCTCCCCCAACCTCTTCTGTCTGTTCCTTTCTTCTTCCATCATCCcattcctcctctccctctACAACTCCTAG
- the LOC113528195 gene encoding serine protease 27 isoform X2 — translation MEINLWKVVCVVCALLLNATGLLSQLDVCGRPPLNTKIVGGEDAAPGSWPWQVSIQSGGFHFCGGSLINENWVLSAAHCFQSITAPEITIYLGMESLEGTNSNMQKTGTSSIINHQEYNPTTHDNDIALVQLSSSVNFTNYVMPVCLAASNSSFPGGTNVWVTGWGKIASSVNLPFPKTLQEVQVPIVSNSDCAKAYGSGSITDNMMCAGLTQGGKDSCQGDSGGPLVVKIGGTWVEAGIVSFGHECALPNFPGVYTRVSQYEDWINSKISNNQPGFIQFSNGNHGSPNLFCLFLSSSIIPFLLSLYNS, via the exons TGTGTGGTCGGCCTCCACTGAACACCAAGATTGTGGGTGGTGAAGATGCTGCTCCTGGGTCCTGGCCTTGGCAGGTCAGCATTCAGTCAGGAGGCTTCCATTTCTGTGGTGGCAGCCTGATCAATGAGAACTGGGTCTTATCGGCTGCTCACTGTTTCCAAAG catTACTGCACCTGAAATCACAATCTATCTAGGAATGGAAAGTCTGGAGGGAACTAACTCTAATATGCAGAAAACAGGCACTAGTAGCATTATTAATCACCAAGAGTATAACCCTACCACCCATGACAATGATATTGCACTAGTCCAGCTCTCCTCTTCAGTTAATTTCACCAATTATGTCATGCCAGTGTGCCTTGCAGCAAGCAACAGTTCTTTTCCTGGTGGTACTAATGTCTGGGTCACAGGATGGGGTAAAATTGCATCCAGCG TGAATCTGCCGTTCCCTAAAACCCTGCAGGAGGTGCAGGTGCCGATTGTCAGTAACAGTGACTGTGCAAAAGCATATGGATCTGGCTCTATCACAGACAATATGATGTGTGCTGGCTTAACTCAAGGAGGAAAAGACTCATGTCAG GGTGATTCTGGAGGTCCACTGGTGGTCAAGATCGGTGGAACATGGGTTGAGGCTGGGATTGTGAGCTTTGGCCATGAATGCGCTTTGCCTAATTTCCCCGGTGTGTACACCAGAGTGTCTCAGTATGAAGACTGGATTAACAGCAAGATCAGCAACAATCAACCTGGATTTATTCAATTCTCAAATGGCAATCATGGCTCCCCCAACCTCTTCTGTCTGTTCCTTTCTTCTTCCATCATCCcattcctcctctccctctACAACTCCTAG
- the LOC117598844 gene encoding serine protease 27-like — MEIYLWKIVCVVCALLLNATGSLSQLDVCGRPPLNTKIVGGGDAALGAWPWQVSIQSGGFHFCGGSLIDENWVLSAAHCFQRTLPDVTVNLGMVNLEGSNPNKQQRSVRTTINHPSYNDINNDNDIALLQLAAPVNFTNYIMPVCLAATNSDFPPGTNVWVTGWGAISFSGPYPETLQEVQVPIVNNSACANSYGHNIITDNMICAGLTEGGKDSCQGDSGGPLVVKVNTTWVQAGIVSSGHECALPRFPGVYTRVSQYQDWINTTKHLGSNGNCGFPSLFLSFSIIPFLLSLSIV; from the exons ATGGAAATTTATTTGTGGAAgattgtgtgtgtagtatgtgctCTACTCCTTAATGCTACAG GCTCACTGTCCCAGCTAGATG TGTGTGGTCGGCCTCCACTGAACACCAAGATTGTGGGTGGTGGAGATGCTGCTCTTGGTGCTTGGCCTTGGCAGGTCAGCATTCAGTCAGGAGGCTTCCATTTCTGTGGTGGCAGCCTGATTGATGAGAACTGGGTCTTATCGGCTGCTCACTGTTTCCAAAG GACTTTACCGGATGTCACAGTCAATCTAGGGATGGTAAATCTGGAGGGGTCTAACCCTAATAAGCAGCAAAGAAGTGTTCGTACAACGATCAATCACCCAAGctataatgatataaataacGACAATGACATTGCACTACTCCAGCTTGCTGCTCCGGTGAATTTTACCAACTATATCATGCCGGTGTGCCTAGCAGCAACCAACAGTGATTTTCCCCCTGGAACTAATGTCTGGGTCACAGGATGGGGTGCCATTAGCTTTAGTG GGCCGTATCCTGAAACCCTGCAGGAGGTGCAGGTGCCGATTGTCAATAACAGCGCCTGCGCAAACTCTTATGGACATAATATCATCACAGACAACATGATATGTGCTGGCCTCACTGAGGGGGGCAAGGACTCATGCCAG GGTGATTCTGGAGGTCCACTGGTGGTCAAGGTCAACACAACATGGGTTCAGGCTGGTATTGTGAGCTCTGGCCATGAATGCGCTTTGCCTAGGTTCCCTGGTGTGTACACCAGAGTGTCTCAGTACCAGGACTGGATAAACACAACCAAACACCTTGGATCAAATGGCAACTGTGGCTTCCCCAgcctcttcctttctttctccatcatcccattcctcctctccctctctatcgTCTAG
- the hirip3 gene encoding HIRA-interacting protein 3 codes for MVSEAVAIRKFVSRELQRCSLSTLTLGILRKKYLEHVGRDSLTAEHRQLLKQIVEEELLKMQDSSSDDEPLIMSVSPPQNQNKRKREDEEDEEEAQNKDDVSRKKKSRFAPDPPDSPDSGIEKVANEEQLKEGDDDDGSDKDMEEESEEEQNAKTQRKKPKEQRNVKRNRKGKMSSESDEEEEEEEQKNKAKKKGKVLDSDEDDHISSSSSDEDKENQHAKARGGKTKQSTSSDNEEEVSDEDLKDEDKENQKKAKARGRKKKQSVSSDSLEDVSGEEMKNKGEIKDVGKKSKAAAQKKRKRKEDKKEPKSPESEAVRKMQKEVFGSSSESEEDEARKTERKGTSESSEDESDKEMNKKKDVDKVSSDEEVKETVKAKDKDREEAEDSDSSSSSLPSLEEDGEAGGKKPKQEEEKKKKSVSKKKSSEMSESKAKGGKDDENKAVSRLKRYIALCGVRRNYKKLLEGCRSVKAKVAVLKKELEELGVEGQPSIEKCKKARMKREEAQELAELDVSNIITTQGRPKRRAAAPWTNLQSSSPPPSAYKRVVGSDSDSEEGNAGKRRKRATDWRNLQGIISDDADSN; via the exons ATGGTTTCAGAGGCTGTAGCAATCCGCAAGTTCGTCTCCCGAGAGCTGCAGAGGTGCTCCCTCAG caCTTTGACACTTGGCATACTACGAAAGAAGTATCTGGAGCATGTGGGCAGGGACTCACTCACTGCAGAACACAGACAGCTGCTCAAGCAAATCGTAGAAGAAGAACTATTAAAAATGCAG GACAGCAGCAGTGATGATGAACCATTAATAATGAGTGTGAGTCCACCACAGAATCAAAATAAACGGAAAAGGGAAGACGAAGAAGATGAGGAAGAGGCGCAAAACAAAGATGATGTGTCTAGAAAGAAGAAATCACGTTTTGCGCCAGATCCCCCAG ATTCCCCAGACTCTGGAATAGAGAAAGTAGCAAATGAGGAACAGCTTAAAGAaggggatgatgatgatggaagTGATAAGGACATGGAAGAAGAGAGTGAAGAAGAACAGAATGCAAAGACTCAAAGGAAGAAGCCAAAAGAACAGCGTAATGTGAAAAGGAATAGGAAGGGGAAAATGAGCTCAGAaagtgatgaagaggaggaggaggaggagcagaaaaATAAGGCAAAGAAGAAGGGGAAGGTTTTAGATAGTGACGAAGATGATCACATCAGCTCCAGCAGTTCTGATgaagacaaagaaaatcagcacgCAAAAGCCAGAGGTGGAAAGACAAAGCAAAGCACGAGCTCTGACAACGAGGAGGAGGTGAGTGATGAAGACTTGAAAGATGaagacaaagaaaatcaaaagaaaGCAAAAGCTAGAGGTCGAAAGAAAAAGCAAAGTGTGAGTTCGGACAGCCTGGAGGACGTGAGTGGTGAAGAGATGAAGAACAAAGGTGAGATAAAGGATGTTGGAAAAAAGAGCAAAGCAGCCGctcagaagaagagaaaaagaaaagaggataAAAAAGAGCCAAAGTCACCGGAGAGTGAGGCGGTTAGAAAAATGCAGAAGGAAGTCTTCGGGAGTAGCTCTGAAAGTGAAGAAGACGAGGCAAGGAAAACAGAAAGGAAAGGCACGAGTGAAAGCAGTGAAGACGAGAGtgataaagaaatgaataaaaagaaagatgttGATAAAGTGTCCTCTGATGAAGAAGTGAAAGAAACAG TGAAAGCAAAGGATAAAGACAGGGAAGAGGCAGAGGATTCAgactcctcctcttcttccttgcCCTCTCTGGAGGAGGATGGAGAAGCAGGGGGGAAGAAGCCGaaacaggaagaagagaagaaaaaaaagagtgtgtcAAAGAAAAAGAGTAGTGAAATGAGTGAAAGCAAGGCCAAAGGAGGAAAG GATGATGAGAATAAAGCCGTGTCTAGACTTAAGCGCTACATCGCTCTCTGTGGCGTACGGCGTAACTATAAGAAGCTTTTAGAGGGCTGCCGCTCAGTGAAGGCCAAAGTTGCTGTGCTCAAGAAAGAACTGGAAGAGCTGGGGGTGGAAG GTCAGCCGTCCATAGAGAAGTGTAAAAAGGCCAGAATGAAGAGAGAGGAAGCTCAGGAGCTGGCAGAACTGGATGTCAGCAACATAATCACCACTCAGG GTCGTCCTAAACGGCGAGCTGCAGCACCATGGACGAATCTTCAGAGTAGCTCACCTCCACCATCAGCCTACAAACGTGTGGTGGGCTCTGACTCAGACAGTGAAGAGGGCAACGCGGGCAAGAGGCGCAAGAGAGCAACAGACTGGCGCAATCTGCAGGGGATCATCAGCGATGACGCAGACAGCAACTAG
- the kctd13 gene encoding BTB/POZ domain-containing adapter for CUL3-mediated RhoA degradation protein 1, producing the protein MSAEASGGNVVPEPSCAPPSPSHGVEKKAGPGLAGSNYVKLNVGGSLHYTTVQTLSKEDSLLRRICDGTVEVTIDSEGWVVLDRGGRHFSLVLNFLRDGTVPLPESQRELEEVLKEAQYYRLQGLIQHCLSTLQKRSEVYEGGCHIPMITSAKEEQRMIATCKKPVVKLQNNRGNNKYSYTSNSDDNLLKNIELFDKLGLRFNGRVLFIKDVLGDEICCWSFYGEGRKIAEVCCTSIVYATEKKQTKVEFPEARIFEETLNILIYENGRGSGHGGMGLLDSGGVSSPGVGQSEEDGAGVGGGDRRVRRIHVRRHIMHDERGHGQQTVYKD; encoded by the exons ATGTCTGCTGAAGCTTCTGGTGGGAATGTGGTGCCGGAGCCCAGCTGTGCCCCTCCGTCCCCCAGCCATGGCGTGGAGAAGAAGGCAGGACCAGGTCTGGCTGGCAGTAATTACGTGAAGCTGAACGTTGGTGGATCCCTGCATTACACCACAGTCCAGACCCTCAGCAAAGAGGACAGCCTGCTCAGGAGGATATGTGACGGCACTGTGGAGGTGACCATCGATTCAGAAG GCTGGGTGGTGTTGGACAGAGGTGGACGCCATTTCTCCCTGGTGCTGAACTTCCTACGAGATGGCACTGTGCCACTCCCCGAGAGCCAGAGGGAGCTGGAGGAGGTACTGAAGGAGGCGCAGTACTACAGACTGCAGGGTCTCATCCAGCACTGCCTTTCCACACTGCAG AAACGCAGTGAGGTCTATGAGGGAGGCTGTCACATCCCTATGATCACCTCTGCCAAGGAGGAACAGCGAATGATCGCCACCTGCAAGAAG CCTGTGGTGAAATTGCAGAATAATAGAGGGAACAATAAATATTCCTATACCAG TAACTCAGATGACAACTTGCTGAAGAACATTGAGCTGTTTGATAAACTGGGGCTGCGCTTTAATGGTAGAGTGCTTTTCATTAAAGACGTGCTCGGAGATGAAATCTGCTGCTGGTCCTTCTACGGAGAAGGACGCAAGATCGCTGAGGTTTGCTGTACCTCCATCGTTTATGCGACCGAGAAGAAACAGACCAAA GTTGAGTTCCCAGAAGCTCGCATCTTTGAAGAAACCCTAAACATACTAATCTATGAGAATGGTCGGGGCTCTGGTCATGGAGGCATGGGTTTATTGGACTCAGGTGGTGTCTCATCTCCAGGTGTGGGTCAGTCAGAGGAAGACGGGGCTGGTGTGGGGGGTGGAGACAGACGTGTGAGGAGGATCCATGTACGGAGGCATATTATGCATGACGAGAGGGGGCACGGACAGCAGACTGTGTACAAGGACTGA